A segment of the Anaerolineae bacterium genome:
ATCGCTTCGGCCGCAGACTTCATTACCTCCGCATCAGTTTAACCGACCATTGTAACTTGCGTTGCGTCTATTGTATGCCAGAAGAGATGACCTTTCGTCCTAATCGCGAGTTGATGCAAGACGAAGAAGTTCTATATCTGGCAAAGCTCTTTGTTCGTCTGGGCTTCGATAAGATACGCCTGACCGGTGGAGAACCAACGGTACGGATGAATGTGGTCGAATTGGTGCGCGAAATCGCTGCGATTGAAGGCTTGAAGACCCTGACGATGACCACCAACGGCATCTTATTGCCCAAATTGGCGCAAAAGCTAAAGGAAGCCGGTTTGCAACGCGTCAATATCAGTCTGGATACGCTGCAGGCAGATAAGTTTCAGACTCTTACCCGCTGGGGCAGGTTAGAGGATGTCTGGGCAGGAATTCGAGCGGCAGAAGAAGCCGGCCTCACTCCGGTGAAGATCAACGCCGTAGTTGTGCGCAATTACAACGAAGAAGATGTGATAGAAATTGCCCGTTTAACCCTGGACCACCCCTGGCAGGTGCGCTTTATCGAGATGATGCCTTTGGGTGGCGCAACCGAGTTCCAGCAACAGCAATTGGTCACAATGGATGAAGTCTATTCCATGGTTGAAAGCGCCTTTGGTCAGTTGGAACCAATGTACGATGGAGACCTGGATGGGGAAGCCCGCGTATTCCGCATCCCGGGCGCCAGGGGTGAAGTGGGTTTCATTGCCTCGGTCACCAAACCGTTTTGCGCTTTATGCACCCGGGCGCGCTTGACGGCGGATGGAAAATTGCGCCTTTGCCTGCTCCGAGAGGGAGAAGTCGATCTGCTCACCCCACTGCGACAAGGGGCAAGCCTGGATGACCTGAGAACCTTAATACTAAATGGCTTGTGGGAGAAACCCTGGGGACACGGATTGGCGGAGAACGAGATCGCTGTCAACCGGGTGATGAGCGAAATCGGCGGCTAATCGGTTTTTGCAGGATTTTTCCCGATTACATCCTTAATGTCATATTGATAGGCATCCAGCGATAGGTTGAGGTCCTGGATGAAGGCAACCAGAGAGCCAATTAATGAGAGCATGCAGGCAATAAATAGCCCGCTCAACAGGAAAGCCATCTCAAAGTGAAATAAGGCAGTTAAAAAGATAAGGATAACCAGGATGGCAGCCAGGAGAACGCTCAGCGATGCCAGGGTGATGGCACGGCGGATCAAAGCTGCTCGCCGATTAAGGATCATTAACTGATTGAGAATACGCTCTTGATTGGCGTTGGGATTGGTGCGATGTTCCTGGGCAAGGCTGCGTCCGCGGTCAATCACCCGTCCCAGGCGATTGGTCATGGTAAGCAACAGTAAACCAACTCCGGAAACCAAAATAACCGGTCCTACCGCAGTTTGGAGAATGGGGAGAATTTCAGCCACTGAAGGGGTGAGCACAAAAAAATTATAACATCTGGCAGGAGACTTACATCCCTTTTTCACTTCCTCTTCATAACTTCTTCACAACGCTTTGTTATTCTATAAGCAGTTCAAAACAAACAAATCTGTATTTGGAGGTAGATATGTTAAAGAACATTTTGTTGATAGCTTTAGGAGCAGGAATTGCAATTGTAGTACTGTTAGGCGCCGGAATTGCCTTTGCGCAAACCCAAACACCACCCAGCGGTTTTTCTCCAAACGGTGTTCCTTTTGGCGGGATGGGGCGTTGGAATGGAGGCGGTATGATGGGACGCTGGAATCAAAGCGGCCAATATGGCTTTATGCACCAGTACATGCTAGATGCCATTGCCCCAAAGTTGGGTCTATCCGTTGAGGCACTCCAAAACGAACTGGCAGCCGGTAAGACGTTATGGCAGGTTGCCGAAGCAAAAGGCTATACGGTGGAGCAATTCCAATCCATCATGCTCGAAGCCAAAAAAGAAGCCCTATCCAAAATGGTTGCCGATGGCGTGATTACACAAGCCCAGGCGGATTGGATGCTCTCGCGCATGAATTGGATGTTCCAGAATGGCGGCGGTTTTGGAAGCGGGCGAGGGCCTTGCCACGGTGGCAATTGGGGAGGGCAGCGTGGCCGCTGGGCGCCAACGCCCACCCCAGGCAGCGGTTCCTGATCGGTTGTCCCCTCACCCAAAACATATCTCCCCTGCCAGGGGAGATATGTTTTTCGGGTTGAGCATCCCCCCTATGTCGGTTATGTGCAGGGTTGCAAAAAAGGAATAGTTTGACAGGGACAATCGTACTGAAAACCTCAGAAAAGCCAGCCGGCCGTTGGAGCTCAAGACCTTAGCCCGTAGCATAGCCTTCAGGCTGTGATGTTCAGGAGACATGTCCACAGGCTAAAACCCGATGCTACGCTGCCCACTCAGCGGCTCGTAGCATAGCCTTCAGACGGCGGCGGTCAGGAGAGAGGTTCACAGGCTAAAGCACTGTGCCACGCAACACCGCTCATAGGCTCGTAAGCACAATGTTCAGACTGGGGCAGTCATGTAGAAAGTTCCCAAATGTATCTTCCTAAACCTCTCTCAGATCACAAAAAAAAACCGTCAGAAGAATGCTATAAACGAGCATGCAGATCATGTATAATTCGAGCCTATAAATCGCATTTGAGGGCAGTACGATGAAGAAGATACCTGTTTCTGTTCTTGGCGCAACTGGCACGGTGGGACAGAGATTTGTGCAATTGCTGGATGGTCATCCGTGGTTCGAGGTGGTTACCTTGACCGGCTCCGACCGGAGCGTAGGAATGACTTACGCTGAAGCCTGTCACTGGGTTTTAACCACACCCATGCCCGAATGGGCACGCACGATGACTCTGGTCGAAACCGATCCTAAAACGGTGCAAACGCCGATCGCTTTTTCAGCTCTGCCTACCCAATCAGCCTGGGAAGCGGAGGCACGCCTTGCCCAAAGCGGTGTTTTGGTTTGTTCCAATGCTTCTGCTTATCGCATGGAACCGGACGTCCCCATCCTTCTTCCAGAAGTGAACCCCGATCACCTCGCAATCCTGAAGGTTCAAAGGCAACAGCGCGGCTGGTCTGGTGGCATCATTACCAATTCAAATTGTACCTGTACCGGTATGACCATCGCTTTGAAAGCGCTAAACGATCGTTTCGGCGTGGAGCAGGTTTTTGCCGTTTCCATGCAGGCCATCTCTGGAGCAGGGTATCCAGGAGTTGCTTCCTTGGACATTTACGATAACATCCTGCCCTATATTGCCGGTGAGGACGAAAAAGTCGAGCAAGAGCCCTTAAAAATCTTAGGGACTCTGCAGAATGATCAAATTGAATTTGCCACGCTGACCATTTCTGCCCACACCAATCGAGTGCCTGTCACCGAAGGGCACACGGTTTGCCTGAGTGTGAAATTGCGGACAGCATCTACCATTGAGGCAGCCAAACAGGTCCTGAGCGCTTATCAAGCTCCACAGGTGTGTGAGGAACTACCTTCTACGCCACGTCCAATCATTCGCCTTCTGGAAGAACCAGACCGCCCCCAACCCCGTTTAGACCGTGATTTTGGCAACGGGATGGTTACCACGGTGGGAAAGGTGCGCCCAGATCCGATCTTTGATCTCAAGCTTACCGTGCTTTCGCACAACACCGTTCGAGGGGCAGCCGGCGGCTCACTCTACAACGCCGAACTGGCTGTTAAGCTGGGCTATGTGTAAATGGCAAAAATATTGATCATCGAAGATGAAGTTGAACTGGTAAAAGTGCTGCGCTCTTACCTGGAGCAAAGCGGTTACCAGGTGATGGATGCTCAGCGCGGCGATCGGGGGCTGGCGTTGTGGGAACAACATCAGCCCGATCTGGTCATCCTGGACTTGAATTTGCCGGGCATGGATGGTTTAGATGTCGCCCGACGCATTCGCCAAAAGGCAGACACACCAATTTTGATGCTTACTGCACGCGTAGAAGAGACCGATCAAATTGTTGGGCTGGAGGTCGGCGCAGATGATTATGTGACCAAACCGTTTTCGCCTAAGGTCGTGGTGGCGCGGGTCAGAGCGTTGTTGCGGCGCGCCTCGGCCGCGCAAAGTGCCGAATCGTTGATCCGGGTCGCCGACCTGGAGATCGACGTCCAGGCCCACAGCGTGCGGCGCGGTGAGGCAGAAATCGAGTTAACGCCTACGGAGTTTAACCTCCTGGTCGCCATGGCGAGTCAACCCGGGCGGGTATTCAGTCGTTTACAGTTGCTCGAAGCTGTCCAGGGGGTTGCCTATGAAGGCTATGAACGCACGATCGATGCCCACATCAAGAATTTGCGCGCAAAACTAGAAAAAGACCCGAAGCATCCGCAATACATTGAAACAGTCTTTGGGGTTGGCTACCGGTTTACCCGAACAATCGATTCATGACCAAAAAGTTTATTGCTGGATTTACCTTAATCGTCTTCGTCTCGGTGATCAGCGTGGTTTGGATTGCCCGTCAATCCACTGCCAGCGAAATACGCGCCTTTATGTTCCCTGGCGGCATGGTCAACCGTGATGAAATGCTGCAGACCCTGGCGGATTTTTATCGCACGCATCAATCATGGAGCGAAGTAGAAAGCCTGTTCACCCGTGGAAGCGGTGGCAGAGGATTTGGTTGGCAGAATCGGGGTGGGATGCAAGGGACAGGTGGCACGATGCACGGCATGATGATGAACCAGCGCATTCAGATCACGGATGATCAGGGCATGGTCGTCTATGACAGCTTCAACCAAAGTGTAGGGACAAAATGGACTACCGAATCGCTGCGCCTGGCTGATGCAATCCGCGTCGGGAATCAGATTGTTGGTTATCTGCTGATTGAAGGCGGAATGACCTTCAGCCGCGCCGACGAAAGTCGCCTGGTGCAAAGGTTGAACCGCGCTGCCATCGTGGCAGCGGCAATTGGCGGTGGCCTGGGACTGCTGGTTGCAGTTTTTTTATCCATCAGTCTGGGTCGTCCCATTCGAGATCTAACCCAGGCTGTGCGGCAGATTCGGGCAGGCAATCTCTCCCACAGGGTAAAAGTTCGCGGCAAAGATGAAATCAGCCTCCTTGCCGAGACGTTTAATCAAATGGCAGAGGCTTTGGAAAAAGCGGAACAGACGCGGCGCACAATGACCGCCGATATAGCTCATGAATTGCGCAATCCGCTCGCAGTTCAACGGGCACATCTTGAGGCGCTCATCGATGGCGTTTACCCCCTGACGGTCGATTCTTTACAGACGATCCTGGATCAAAACCAATTGCTCACCCGCCTGGTGGAGGATTTACGCACGTTAGCCCTAGCTGAGAGCGGACAGTTAACCCTCGAAAAAACCGTCGTGGAGGTCAAGCAACTGATTAACCGAATCAGCGACACATTTGAAGCCCAGGCTACGGAACGACAAATTCGGCTATCTCTTCCAGACTGGTCCAAACATGGAGTTGCTGATTTAGAGATCAGCGGTGATCCCATGCGCCTGGAACAAATTTTGGGCAATCTGCTCTCCAACGCGCTGAGATATACGCCCGCAGGAGGGGAGATTAAAATTGGCGTAGAGGATGCCGGCGAACAGGTAAAAATTTCGGTTATGGATAGCGGCCCGGGCATCCCAGAGGCAGACCTGCCATATATCTTTGAACGTTTCTATCGTGCAGATCGCTCGCGGAGTCGTTCAGAGGGAGGCAGCGGGCTGGGTTTAGCGATCGCGCGCAATTTAGCTCTTGCCCATGGAGGGTGGTTAGAGGCAGCAAATTCACCGCAAGGCGGTGCGATTTTTACCTTAACCCTACCCAAAGCCCATCAAGAGAGCAGGTTGTAACTGCCTGATTTTAGGCAATTTTGCGACTTTTTCGCCAGGCTAAACCTTTGCTTCAGTCGTGGAAAGCTTGCGGGCTAGCGCAAAGAGTCGGATTGACCTGAGTTTTTATGGTCTAAAAAGGGTTTCAGCCTGCCGAAACCTGGCAGGTAGGCAGTTACGTGGGTTAAAATTATAAGGATGAAAGCTGCAAATAACGTCATCCGTTTCCTCGAACAACGCAAAATCAACTTTCGCCGCTTTGACTTATCTCCAGAAAAGCGCGGCGCGGTCGAGACAGCCGTCTTGTTAGGTGTGCCACCCTCTATCGTTTATAAGACCATCGTTGTCACTCGCCTGGAGCGCGGCCGAAACATTTTAGCGATTGTGCCTGGAGATAAAGAAGTGGATCTCAAGGCGTTGGCCGCAACCTTGAATGAGAAAAAACTCCATATTCCTACCGAGAAGGATGCCGAACGACTAACCGGTTTACAAGCTGGCGGCATTTCGCCTCTGGCGCTCCTCAACCGCGGCTTCCAGATGGTGATTGACTCATCGGCCGAATCGTTGCCGGAAATCATCATCTCCGGCGGGCAGCGAGGGCTGATGCTTGCCATCTCTCCACAAGATTTAGCCAGCCTGACCAAAGCAAAGTTTGCACCAATCGTCCGCCGCATCCTATGGGAGGAATAATTTTGCCAGCCCAGGGTAAACTGACGTTATAATTTGTCTGCGAACTATCAGCAAGTTGAGTACCTGATCAGTTAATCCCGTCTTACAACTTCGGAGGAACGAGCGATGAGCGACCCGACCACAGTTGATCGATCGGTTCCGATCATCATTACCCGTGATGTGCATAAATGGTATGGCCATTTTCATGCCTTGAAGGGGATTAGCCTGGAGGTATATAAAGGCGAGGTGGTGGTGATTTTTGGGCCTTCGGGCTCGGGCAAATCCACATTTATCCGTACCATCAACCGTCTCGAGGAACACCAACAGGGTCAGATTATCGTGGATGGAATTGAGCTGACCAA
Coding sequences within it:
- a CDS encoding Molybdenum cofactor biosynthesis protein MoaA, with amino-acid sequence MAIDRFGRRLHYLRISLTDHCNLRCVYCMPEEMTFRPNRELMQDEEVLYLAKLFVRLGFDKIRLTGGEPTVRMNVVELVREIAAIEGLKTLTMTTNGILLPKLAQKLKEAGLQRVNISLDTLQADKFQTLTRWGRLEDVWAGIRAAEEAGLTPVKINAVVVRNYNEEDVIEIARLTLDHPWQVRFIEMMPLGGATEFQQQQLVTMDEVYSMVESAFGQLEPMYDGDLDGEARVFRIPGARGEVGFIASVTKPFCALCTRARLTADGKLRLCLLREGEVDLLTPLRQGASLDDLRTLILNGLWEKPWGHGLAENEIAVNRVMSEIGG
- a CDS encoding Aspartate-semialdehyde dehydrogenase, translated to MKKIPVSVLGATGTVGQRFVQLLDGHPWFEVVTLTGSDRSVGMTYAEACHWVLTTPMPEWARTMTLVETDPKTVQTPIAFSALPTQSAWEAEARLAQSGVLVCSNASAYRMEPDVPILLPEVNPDHLAILKVQRQQRGWSGGIITNSNCTCTGMTIALKALNDRFGVEQVFAVSMQAISGAGYPGVASLDIYDNILPYIAGEDEKVEQEPLKILGTLQNDQIEFATLTISAHTNRVPVTEGHTVCLSVKLRTASTIEAAKQVLSAYQAPQVCEELPSTPRPIIRLLEEPDRPQPRLDRDFGNGMVTTVGKVRPDPIFDLKLTVLSHNTVRGAAGGSLYNAELAVKLGYV
- a CDS encoding Phosphate regulon transcriptional regulatory protein PhoB (SphR); translation: MAKILIIEDEVELVKVLRSYLEQSGYQVMDAQRGDRGLALWEQHQPDLVILDLNLPGMDGLDVARRIRQKADTPILMLTARVEETDQIVGLEVGADDYVTKPFSPKVVVARVRALLRRASAAQSAESLIRVADLEIDVQAHSVRRGEAEIELTPTEFNLLVAMASQPGRVFSRLQLLEAVQGVAYEGYERTIDAHIKNLRAKLEKDPKHPQYIETVFGVGYRFTRTIDS
- a CDS encoding Sensor protein: MTKKFIAGFTLIVFVSVISVVWIARQSTASEIRAFMFPGGMVNRDEMLQTLADFYRTHQSWSEVESLFTRGSGGRGFGWQNRGGMQGTGGTMHGMMMNQRIQITDDQGMVVYDSFNQSVGTKWTTESLRLADAIRVGNQIVGYLLIEGGMTFSRADESRLVQRLNRAAIVAAAIGGGLGLLVAVFLSISLGRPIRDLTQAVRQIRAGNLSHRVKVRGKDEISLLAETFNQMAEALEKAEQTRRTMTADIAHELRNPLAVQRAHLEALIDGVYPLTVDSLQTILDQNQLLTRLVEDLRTLALAESGQLTLEKTVVEVKQLINRISDTFEAQATERQIRLSLPDWSKHGVADLEISGDPMRLEQILGNLLSNALRYTPAGGEIKIGVEDAGEQVKISVMDSGPGIPEADLPYIFERFYRADRSRSRSEGGSGLGLAIARNLALAHGGWLEAANSPQGGAIFTLTLPKAHQESRL
- a CDS encoding Cys-tRNA(Pro) deacylase YbaK, which translates into the protein MKAANNVIRFLEQRKINFRRFDLSPEKRGAVETAVLLGVPPSIVYKTIVVTRLERGRNILAIVPGDKEVDLKALAATLNEKKLHIPTEKDAERLTGLQAGGISPLALLNRGFQMVIDSSAESLPEIIISGGQRGLMLAISPQDLASLTKAKFAPIVRRILWEE